A genomic stretch from Perognathus longimembris pacificus isolate PPM17 chromosome 5, ASM2315922v1, whole genome shotgun sequence includes:
- the Kng1 gene encoding kininogen-1 isoform X1 — translation MKLLTILLLCSRLLPSLTQDAVFQEMDCNDEDVFKAVDAALRNYNKRNQTGNQFLLYRITEVNKTVSSEVFYSLKYEIKEGDCPVESGKTWQDCEYQEAENAATGECSATVGKKESGKFSVATQTCQITPAHGPVMKAQYNCLGCVHPISTNSPDLDPVLKYAIEHFNNNTQHSHLFALGEIKRAQRQVVAGLNFDITYTILQTNCSKENFAFLTEDCKTLSNGDAGECTDQAFVNIQQEITSFAQNCELHPGEDEVQVPLRCTGCPKEIPVDSPKLEEVLTHVIQKLNAENNATFYFKIESIKRATSQVVAGMIYSIEFLARETECSKETIKEFTTSCEYKQFGKNLICHTRVYVVPWENKTESTINCQPLEMIALMKRPPGFSPFRTLQVQETEKETTVSPPYTSVVPVQDEEQNPENEQGPTHGHDWDPEKQRKHETGHDHKHEHDQGHRHQKEHDLGHGHKRKHGQNHEHQPERNHYSVKHQRGHGFGHGHQMGHDLANGHRHKHKNGHGHGKHKEKTHGKHSDWKTEPLASSSEDSTTSSQTPEKTEGPIPSLAQPEVAVTSPGFQDSDLLEAWMTTRSPAPTESDDDWIPNIQIEPDSLSFKLISDFPETTSPKCPGRPWKPVNGKNPTMEVKELDGFDLSDALS, via the exons ATGAAATTACTAACCATCCTTCTTCTCTGCTCCAGGCTGCTGCCAAGTCTAACCCAGGATGCAGTCTTCCAGGAAATGGACTGCAATGACGAGGATGTGTTTAAGGCTGTGGATGCTGCTCTGAGGAACTATAACAAAAGGAACCAAACTGGCAACCAGTTCCTGTTGTACCGCATAACTGAGGTCAATAAGACG GTTAGCTCTGAAGTATTTTATTCCCTCAAGTATGAAATCAAGGAGGGCGACTGTCCTGTGGAAAGTGGCAAAACCTGGCAAGACTGTGAGTACCAGGAGGCCGAGAATGCG gcCACGGGAGAATGCTCAGCCACtgtagggaagaaagaaagtggGAAATTCTCTGTAGCCACCCAGACCTGCCAGATCACTCCAG CCCATGGCCCTGTGATGAAGGCCCAATACAACTGCCTTGGCTGTGTACACCCCATATCAACTAACAGCCCAGATCTGGATCCTGTCTTGAAATATGCCATTGAACATTTTAATAACAACACCCAGCATTCCCATCTCTTTGCTCTTGGAGAAattaaaagagctcaaagacag GTGGTGGCTGGGTTGAACTTTGATATTACCTACACAATTTTGCAAACTAATTGTTCCAAGGAGAATTTTGCATTCTTAACTGAAGACTGCAAGACCCTATCAAATGGT gatgCTGGTGAATGTACAGACCAGGCATTTGTGAATATTCAGCAGGAAATCACTTCCTTTGCACAGAATTGTGAACTTCATCCAG GCGAGGATGAAGTGCAAGTTCCCCTGAGGTGCACTGGCTGCCCCAAGGAGATACCTGTGGACAGCCCCAAGCTGGAGGAGGTGCTGACTCACGTCATCCAAAAGCTGAATGCAGAAAACAATGCAACTTTCTATTTCAAGATTGAATCCATTAAAAGAGCTACATCACAG GTGGTGGCTGGGATGATATATTCTATTGAGTTCTTAGCCAGGGAAACCGAATGTTCCAAGGAAACCATCAAGGAGTTCACCACAAGTTGTGAATACAAGCAGTTTGGA aAAAATCTAATCTGCCATACTCGAGTTTATGTGGTACCTTGGGAGAACAAAACTGAGTCTACCATCAACTGTCAACCACTAGAAATG ATTGCATTGATGAAAAGGCCTCCAGGTTTTTCACCTTTCCGAACATTACAAgtacaggaaacagaaaaagaaacaactgtaAGTCCACCCTACACTTCTGTGGTACCTGTACAAGATGAAGAGCAGAATCCAGAAAATGAACAAGGACCCACTCATGGGCATGACTGGGACCctgaaaagcagagaaaacatGAGACTGGCCATGATCATAAACATGAGCATGACCAAGGCCATCGGCACCAAAAGGAGCATGACCTTGGTCATGGACATAAACGAAAACATGGCCAGAATCATGAACATCAGCCTGAACGTAACCACTATAGCGTTAAACACCAAAGGGGACATGGCTTTGGCCATGGGCATCAAATGGGACATGACCTAGCCAATGGACACAGACATAAGCATAAAAATGGTCATGGCCATgggaaacataaagaaaaaacacaTGGGAAGCACAGTGACTGGAAAACAGAGCCCTTGGCAAGCTCTTCTGAAGATAGTACTACATCTTCACAGACACCAGAGAAGACAGAAGGGCCCATCCCTTCTCTAGCCCAGCCAGAAGTAGCAGTTACCTCTCCTGGCTTTCAGGATTCAGATCTCCTTGAAGCCTGGATGACTACCAGATCACCAGCTCCCACAGAGAGTGATGATGACTGGATCCCCAATATCCAGATAGAACCAGATAGCCTTTCATTTAAGCTGATATCTGATTTTCCAGAAACAACTTCCCCTAAATGTCCTGGACGTCCCTGGAAACCAGTTAATGGAAAGAATCCAACCATGGAAGTGAAAGAATTGGATGGTTTTGATCTCTCTGATGCTCTTTCTTAA
- the Kng1 gene encoding kininogen-1 isoform X2 yields the protein MKLLTILLLCSRLLPSLTQDAVFQEMDCNDEDVFKAVDAALRNYNKRNQTGNQFLLYRITEVNKTVSSEVFYSLKYEIKEGDCPVESGKTWQDCEYQEAENAATGECSATVGKKESGKFSVATQTCQITPAHGPVMKAQYNCLGCVHPISTNSPDLDPVLKYAIEHFNNNTQHSHLFALGEIKRAQRQVVAGLNFDITYTILQTNCSKENFAFLTEDCKTLSNGDAGECTDQAFVNIQQEITSFAQNCELHPGEDEVQVPLRCTGCPKEIPVDSPKLEEVLTHVIQKLNAENNATFYFKIESIKRATSQVVAGMIYSIEFLARETECSKETIKEFTTSCEYKQFGKNLICHTRVYVVPWENKTESTINCQPLEMIALMKRPPGFSPFRTLQVQETEKETTKQLQPCVYRGHAPKAGAELGPESGQNLHTRQ from the exons ATGAAATTACTAACCATCCTTCTTCTCTGCTCCAGGCTGCTGCCAAGTCTAACCCAGGATGCAGTCTTCCAGGAAATGGACTGCAATGACGAGGATGTGTTTAAGGCTGTGGATGCTGCTCTGAGGAACTATAACAAAAGGAACCAAACTGGCAACCAGTTCCTGTTGTACCGCATAACTGAGGTCAATAAGACG GTTAGCTCTGAAGTATTTTATTCCCTCAAGTATGAAATCAAGGAGGGCGACTGTCCTGTGGAAAGTGGCAAAACCTGGCAAGACTGTGAGTACCAGGAGGCCGAGAATGCG gcCACGGGAGAATGCTCAGCCACtgtagggaagaaagaaagtggGAAATTCTCTGTAGCCACCCAGACCTGCCAGATCACTCCAG CCCATGGCCCTGTGATGAAGGCCCAATACAACTGCCTTGGCTGTGTACACCCCATATCAACTAACAGCCCAGATCTGGATCCTGTCTTGAAATATGCCATTGAACATTTTAATAACAACACCCAGCATTCCCATCTCTTTGCTCTTGGAGAAattaaaagagctcaaagacag GTGGTGGCTGGGTTGAACTTTGATATTACCTACACAATTTTGCAAACTAATTGTTCCAAGGAGAATTTTGCATTCTTAACTGAAGACTGCAAGACCCTATCAAATGGT gatgCTGGTGAATGTACAGACCAGGCATTTGTGAATATTCAGCAGGAAATCACTTCCTTTGCACAGAATTGTGAACTTCATCCAG GCGAGGATGAAGTGCAAGTTCCCCTGAGGTGCACTGGCTGCCCCAAGGAGATACCTGTGGACAGCCCCAAGCTGGAGGAGGTGCTGACTCACGTCATCCAAAAGCTGAATGCAGAAAACAATGCAACTTTCTATTTCAAGATTGAATCCATTAAAAGAGCTACATCACAG GTGGTGGCTGGGATGATATATTCTATTGAGTTCTTAGCCAGGGAAACCGAATGTTCCAAGGAAACCATCAAGGAGTTCACCACAAGTTGTGAATACAAGCAGTTTGGA aAAAATCTAATCTGCCATACTCGAGTTTATGTGGTACCTTGGGAGAACAAAACTGAGTCTACCATCAACTGTCAACCACTAGAAATG ATTGCATTGATGAAAAGGCCTCCAGGTTTTTCACCTTTCCGAACATTACAAgtacaggaaacagaaaaagaaacaact AAACAGCTACAGCCCTGTGTGTACAGAGGCCACGCCCCGAAGGCAGGGGCAGAGCTGGGTCCTGAAAGCGGGCAGAATCTTCATACCAGGCAATAA